A portion of the Tenacibaculum todarodis genome contains these proteins:
- a CDS encoding DUF3667 domain-containing protein has translation MAKSKKLIEIKDPECLNCSYPFSGYEVFCPECGQKNKGNKLTFGSFIKEVFNGFVSWDAKFWTTIFPLLFKPGKVSKDYIEGKRQRYSNPFRFYLTVSILFFLIIGLTNSYQRLQDLKSGKSSSIMQGKNFTFNKNGIKAENNDVNLDSVKSQVFKQIEKEENRKDSLTRLVENHTISEEKKDSILGYNNNGINFGFGDSNQMGRYMLFHKKNPSASPDQALDSLKIEKTFANRFWYSRAGFMNKMMSDSETSTNFYKQMLSYASIALFILLPMFTLFLRIIYVRRKFTYIEHLVFVFHVQTVFFLLFSIFYLISFANNAENAIPLFLGLFLIYLFIAMKRFYKQGFFKTFFKFMLANFAYIILASLGMVAISFIAFALS, from the coding sequence ATGGCTAAGAGTAAAAAACTTATTGAGATTAAAGATCCTGAATGTTTAAACTGTAGCTATCCTTTTTCTGGTTATGAAGTTTTTTGCCCAGAATGTGGTCAAAAAAATAAAGGTAACAAACTTACATTTGGTAGTTTTATAAAAGAAGTTTTTAATGGTTTTGTCTCTTGGGATGCAAAGTTTTGGACAACCATCTTTCCACTTTTATTTAAACCAGGTAAGGTTTCTAAAGATTATATTGAAGGGAAAAGACAGCGTTATTCTAATCCGTTTCGTTTTTATTTAACGGTTTCCATTTTATTCTTTTTAATAATTGGTTTAACTAACAGTTATCAGAGATTACAAGATTTAAAAAGCGGTAAGAGCTCGAGTATAATGCAAGGGAAAAATTTTACCTTTAACAAAAACGGCATAAAAGCAGAAAATAATGATGTTAATTTAGACTCTGTTAAAAGCCAAGTTTTTAAACAAATAGAGAAAGAAGAAAACAGAAAAGATTCACTTACTCGATTAGTAGAAAACCACACTATATCTGAAGAAAAAAAAGACTCTATATTAGGCTACAACAATAATGGAATAAACTTTGGTTTTGGCGATTCTAATCAAATGGGAAGATACATGTTGTTTCATAAAAAAAACCCTTCCGCTTCGCCAGATCAAGCGTTAGATAGTTTAAAAATTGAAAAAACATTTGCTAATAGATTTTGGTATTCTAGAGCGGGTTTTATGAATAAGATGATGAGTGACAGTGAAACAAGTACTAATTTCTACAAACAAATGCTTTCGTATGCTTCTATTGCTTTGTTTATTTTACTACCAATGTTTACGCTATTTTTAAGAATAATTTATGTGCGTAGAAAATTCACTTATATAGAACATTTAGTATTTGTATTTCATGTACAAACCGTATTTTTCTTACTCTTTTCAATCTTTTATTTAATAAGTTTTGCCAACAATGCAGAAAATGCAATTCCACTATTTTTAGGATTATTTCTTATCTACCTTTTTATAGCAATGAAAAGGTTTTATAAACAAGGATTTTTCAAGACATTTTTTAAATTTATGTTAGCCAATTTCGCATATATAATTCTAGCTTCTTTAGGTATGGTTGCTATTTCTTTTATTGCGTTTGCACTATCTTAA
- the nqrF gene encoding NADH:ubiquinone reductase (Na(+)-transporting) subunit F, whose amino-acid sequence MIGAIDFGIIGATVGAFLVVTLLLVALLLFVKQKLSPSGPVKITINGERTIEVASGGSLLTTLGNEKIFLPSACGGGGTCIQCECHVNSGGGEALPTETPHFTRKELAHGVRLSCQVKVKQDMDISIPEEIFGIKKWDAVVVRNYNVATFIKEFVVEIPEDMGYKAGGYIQIEIPACEINYADMDITAHPEEHDVADKFEAEWNKFGLRPLVMKNTETVERAYSMASYPAEGREIMLNVRIATPPFDRVKGGWMDVNPGIASSYIFNLKKGDKCVISGPYGEFFINESDAEMLYVGGGAGMAPMRSHLYHLFRTLKTGRKVTYWYGGRSKAELFYIEHFRALEKDFPNFKFYIALSDPAEADNWTTKKDINDEAGDGFVGFIHNCVIDNYLNHHESPEDLELYFCGPPLMNKAVQKMGEDFGLADENIRFDDFGG is encoded by the coding sequence ATGATAGGAGCAATTGACTTTGGAATTATTGGAGCTACAGTAGGAGCCTTTTTAGTAGTTACCTTATTATTAGTAGCGTTGTTACTTTTTGTAAAGCAAAAATTATCGCCATCTGGACCGGTAAAAATTACTATTAATGGAGAAAGAACTATTGAAGTTGCTTCAGGAGGTTCTTTATTAACCACTTTAGGTAACGAAAAAATATTTTTACCATCAGCTTGTGGTGGAGGTGGAACATGTATTCAATGTGAATGTCACGTAAACTCTGGTGGAGGTGAAGCTCTACCAACAGAAACACCTCACTTTACTCGTAAAGAATTAGCACATGGTGTTCGTTTATCTTGTCAGGTAAAAGTAAAACAAGACATGGACATTTCTATTCCAGAAGAAATTTTTGGAATTAAGAAATGGGATGCAGTTGTTGTAAGAAATTATAACGTAGCAACTTTTATTAAAGAGTTTGTTGTTGAGATTCCAGAAGATATGGGTTATAAAGCAGGTGGATATATTCAAATTGAAATTCCAGCTTGTGAAATAAACTATGCTGACATGGATATTACAGCGCATCCAGAAGAGCATGATGTAGCAGATAAGTTTGAAGCTGAGTGGAATAAATTTGGCTTAAGACCATTAGTAATGAAAAATACAGAAACTGTAGAAAGAGCATATTCTATGGCTTCTTATCCTGCTGAAGGAAGAGAGATTATGTTAAATGTACGTATTGCAACACCTCCTTTTGATAGAGTGAAAGGTGGATGGATGGATGTAAATCCAGGAATTGCTTCTTCGTACATATTCAACTTAAAGAAAGGAGATAAGTGTGTTATTTCTGGACCTTATGGAGAATTCTTTATCAATGAATCTGATGCAGAAATGTTATATGTTGGAGGTGGAGCAGGTATGGCGCCAATGCGTTCTCACTTATATCACTTATTTAGAACATTAAAAACAGGTAGAAAAGTAACTTATTGGTACGGAGGTCGTTCTAAAGCAGAATTATTTTATATCGAACACTTTAGAGCTTTAGAAAAAGATTTTCCAAACTTTAAATTTTACATTGCTTTATCTGATCCTGCAGAAGCAGATAATTGGACTACCAAAAAAGATATTAATGATGAAGCAGGAGATGGTTTTGTAGGTTTTATACATAATTGTGTAATTGATAACTACTTAAATCACCATGAATCACCAGAAGATTTAGAATTATATTTCTGTGGACCACCATTAATGAACAAAGCAGTACAAAAAATGGGAGAAGATTTTGGTCTTGCAGACGAAAATATCCGTTTTGATGACTTTGGAGGATAG
- a CDS encoding Na(+)-translocating NADH-quinone reductase subunit A yields MSKDIRIKKGLDIKLVGDAEQTTTKLSLGSVYAVNPEEFHGVIPKILAKEGTEVKAGEALFYDKSDERILFPSPVSGKISEIIRGERRKVLTIKITADSKQDYKDFGTANVDAMSAEEVKNHLFASGCWPFVKQRPYDVVANPNQAPKAIFVSGHASAPLAGDLDYTLKGKEAELQTALTALTKLTTGKVHVAVGSSNSPLASAKGVEVHQVSGPHPVGNVSTQIAKVSPINKGEVVWVVNPQDLVVIGELFLTGKFNATRTVALTGSKFNKPHYVTVLAGANIGDIVKGNLDTDNERIISGNVLSGTQVSQDNFLGYYDTQITAIPEGNDYELFGWNKPIFNKISTSRAFTFSWLTPKKKYDLNTNTNGEHRAFVVTGSYEEVFPLDIYPMQLLKACMYKDLDEMEALGAYEVAPEDFALTEFICVSKQPHQKIIREGLDLMREELG; encoded by the coding sequence ATGTCAAAAGACATTCGAATTAAAAAAGGCTTAGATATTAAGCTTGTCGGTGATGCAGAACAAACAACTACCAAACTTTCTTTAGGTAGTGTTTATGCAGTAAATCCCGAAGAATTTCATGGAGTTATCCCTAAGATTTTAGCAAAAGAAGGAACAGAAGTAAAAGCAGGTGAAGCACTTTTTTATGATAAAAGTGATGAACGTATTTTATTTCCAAGTCCGGTAAGTGGTAAAATTTCTGAGATAATACGTGGAGAAAGAAGAAAAGTATTAACCATCAAAATTACTGCAGATAGTAAGCAAGATTATAAGGATTTTGGAACAGCTAATGTAGACGCAATGTCTGCTGAGGAGGTTAAAAATCATTTATTTGCTTCTGGTTGTTGGCCTTTTGTTAAACAACGTCCTTATGATGTTGTTGCAAATCCAAATCAAGCACCAAAAGCAATTTTTGTTTCAGGACACGCAAGTGCGCCGTTAGCGGGAGATTTAGACTATACTTTAAAAGGTAAAGAAGCAGAGTTACAAACAGCTTTAACTGCGTTAACAAAGTTAACAACGGGTAAAGTGCATGTTGCTGTAGGTTCTTCAAATTCGCCATTAGCATCTGCTAAAGGAGTTGAAGTACACCAAGTTTCTGGACCGCATCCTGTAGGAAACGTTAGTACGCAAATTGCTAAAGTAAGTCCTATAAACAAAGGAGAAGTTGTTTGGGTTGTTAATCCGCAAGATTTAGTTGTAATAGGTGAATTATTCTTAACAGGAAAATTCAACGCAACAAGAACGGTAGCATTAACAGGTTCTAAATTTAACAAACCACATTATGTAACTGTATTAGCAGGAGCAAATATTGGTGACATTGTAAAAGGTAATTTAGATACCGATAATGAACGTATTATTAGCGGAAATGTATTAAGTGGAACGCAAGTTTCTCAAGATAATTTCTTAGGATATTACGACACTCAAATTACAGCAATTCCAGAAGGAAATGATTATGAATTATTTGGATGGAATAAGCCAATTTTTAATAAGATTTCAACTTCAAGAGCATTTACTTTTTCTTGGTTAACTCCAAAGAAAAAATATGATCTAAATACCAATACAAATGGTGAACATAGAGCATTTGTAGTAACAGGATCTTACGAAGAAGTTTTTCCTTTAGATATTTATCCAATGCAACTTTTAAAAGCTTGTATGTATAAAGATTTAGATGAAATGGAAGCTTTAGGTGCCTATGAAGTAGCGCCAGAAGATTTTGCATTGACTGAGTTTATTTGTGTATCAAAACAACCTCACCAAAAAATAATCAGAGAAGGGTTAGATTTAATGAGAGAAGAATTAGGATAA
- the nqrE gene encoding NADH:ubiquinone reductase (Na(+)-transporting) subunit E — protein sequence MEHLELFFKSIFIDNMVFATFLGMCSYLAVSKKVTTAVGLGAAVIFVLMVTVPLNWLLDQYILQPGALKWLGAEYAAYDLSFLSFILFIATIATMVQLVEIIVEKFSPSLYNSLGIFLPLIAVNCAILGGSLFMQSREIPTLGLALTYGVGSGIGWFLAILAIAAIREKIRYSNIPAPLRGLGITFIVTGLMAIGFMSFGGMLTGGEEEAKAEDKTAIEKTVEEKKIEEATKEVKEEVAVNTKEIK from the coding sequence ATGGAACATTTAGAATTATTTTTCAAGTCGATTTTTATAGACAACATGGTATTTGCCACTTTCTTAGGAATGTGTTCTTACCTTGCTGTATCTAAAAAAGTAACTACGGCTGTAGGTTTAGGAGCCGCAGTAATCTTTGTATTAATGGTAACAGTACCGTTAAACTGGTTATTAGATCAATATATATTACAACCAGGAGCTTTAAAATGGTTAGGTGCAGAATATGCAGCATACGATTTAAGTTTCCTTTCATTTATTTTATTTATTGCAACCATTGCAACAATGGTACAATTAGTAGAAATTATTGTTGAAAAATTTTCACCATCATTATACAATTCATTAGGTATTTTCTTACCATTAATTGCTGTAAACTGTGCAATTTTAGGAGGAAGTTTATTTATGCAATCTCGTGAGATACCAACTTTAGGTTTGGCATTAACGTACGGAGTTGGATCAGGAATTGGATGGTTTTTAGCAATTTTAGCTATTGCAGCAATTCGTGAAAAAATTAGATACTCTAACATTCCAGCGCCTTTAAGAGGTTTAGGAATTACGTTTATTGTTACAGGTTTAATGGCAATTGGTTTTATGAGTTTCGGTGGAATGTTAACAGGTGGAGAAGAAGAAGCAAAAGCTGAAGATAAAACAGCAATCGAAAAAACGGTTGAAGAGAAAAAAATAGAAGAAGCTACTAAAGAAGTTAAAGAAGAAGTAGCTGTTAACACTAAAGAAATTAAATAA
- a CDS encoding NADH:ubiquinone reductase (Na(+)-transporting) subunit D produces MGLLSKKDAALITDPFADNNPITIQVLGICSALAITAELKASIVMAVSVLFVMGVGNVVISLMRNIIPSKIRIIAQLIVVATLVIIVDLVLKAVAYDLSKTLGAFIGLIITNCIIMGRFEAFALANGPWRSFLDGIGNAVGYGVILILVGFFRELLGSGTLLGFKVLGDPIEKTGLYALGYENNGFMLLAPMALIVVGIIIWIQRSRNEALIEEN; encoded by the coding sequence ATGGGACTTTTATCAAAAAAAGACGCAGCATTAATCACAGATCCATTTGCAGATAACAATCCAATTACTATTCAAGTATTAGGTATTTGTTCTGCATTAGCAATTACTGCAGAATTAAAAGCTTCTATTGTAATGGCGGTTTCAGTGCTGTTTGTAATGGGAGTAGGAAACGTTGTTATCTCTTTAATGAGAAACATTATTCCTTCAAAAATTAGAATTATTGCGCAACTTATTGTTGTTGCTACTTTAGTAATTATAGTAGATTTAGTATTAAAGGCGGTTGCTTATGATTTAAGTAAAACCTTAGGTGCTTTTATCGGACTAATTATTACAAACTGTATTATTATGGGACGTTTTGAAGCTTTCGCTTTAGCAAACGGACCTTGGCGTTCTTTCTTAGACGGAATTGGAAATGCAGTTGGTTACGGTGTAATTTTAATTTTGGTAGGATTCTTTAGAGAATTATTAGGTTCTGGTACTTTATTAGGATTTAAAGTTTTAGGAGATCCAATTGAAAAAACTGGATTATATGCTTTAGGATATGAAAATAACGGATTTATGTTATTAGCTCCAATGGCGTTAATTGTAGTTGGAATTATTATTTGGATTCAACGTAGTAGAAACGAAGCATTAATCGAAGAAAACTAA
- a CDS encoding HNH endonuclease, whose protein sequence is MKKCLWCFKNENETLFIKKAHTIPKSLGGQNYNQNVCDECNEYFGTKHENIYSIEEALKEGFNITRYRILLSSPNKRKTGGFKSRFFEIKERKGKKSVRYNNSFKFNSNFQKELCRSFKRGLYKMFFEELNRQKNIGYEDNFNFIRNFARYNKGDIPVFYFNRLYGIFMLTENEAATPFLLFDRMKYLFSNKKFQEIEFLGHVFGFPISSYDENEFKEYIEKSLKEKTTFFKDITLIKKFTDIDFIHSIMNK, encoded by the coding sequence ATGAAGAAATGCTTGTGGTGCTTTAAAAATGAAAATGAAACACTTTTTATTAAAAAAGCTCATACAATTCCAAAATCTTTAGGTGGTCAAAACTATAATCAAAATGTTTGTGATGAGTGCAATGAATATTTTGGAACGAAGCATGAAAATATCTATTCAATTGAAGAGGCATTAAAAGAAGGGTTTAATATTACTCGCTATAGAATATTGTTATCGTCACCAAATAAAAGGAAAACAGGAGGATTTAAATCTCGTTTTTTTGAGATTAAAGAACGTAAAGGAAAGAAATCTGTACGATATAATAACTCATTTAAATTTAATTCAAATTTTCAAAAGGAATTATGTCGTTCATTTAAAAGAGGATTGTATAAAATGTTTTTTGAAGAACTTAATAGGCAAAAAAATATTGGTTATGAAGATAACTTTAATTTCATAAGAAATTTCGCCCGATATAATAAAGGTGATATACCTGTTTTTTATTTTAATAGACTATATGGAATTTTTATGTTAACTGAAAATGAAGCAGCAACACCTTTTTTATTGTTTGACAGAATGAAATATTTATTTTCAAACAAAAAATTTCAGGAAATTGAATTCTTAGGTCATGTTTTTGGTTTTCCAATATCAAGTTATGATGAAAATGAATTTAAAGAATATATAGAAAAATCCCTCAAAGAAAAAACAACTTTTTTCAAAGACATTACTTTAATTAAAAAGTTCACAGATATAGATTTTATACATAGTATTATGAATAAATAA
- a CDS encoding Na(+)-translocating NADH-quinone reductase subunit C, producing MSKRTDSNLYTLLFATGMVIVVGSLLAFLASSLKPTIDENKRIEKQQNILYAMGVNENDESSAIFVSKDKVAGEFSKYITKQLVIQGNKTTEDENAYLIDVKKQQTAEKEGKERKLPLFIGEKDGKTFYIAPIRGKGLWDAVWAYVGMDENMVIQGAYFDHKGETAGLGANIKLRFFMDDFIGENLKKDGNFKGIAISKSNNDPKNIDKTDNEVDAIAGATITGDGVSAMIKSELKKYVPYFKTLKTN from the coding sequence ATGAGTAAGAGAACAGATAGTAATTTATATACACTACTTTTTGCCACAGGAATGGTAATAGTAGTAGGATCATTATTAGCGTTTTTAGCATCATCGTTGAAACCAACAATTGATGAAAACAAACGTATAGAAAAACAACAGAATATTTTATACGCAATGGGTGTAAATGAAAATGATGAATCTAGCGCAATCTTTGTTTCTAAAGATAAAGTAGCTGGAGAATTTTCTAAATACATTACAAAGCAATTAGTAATTCAAGGAAATAAAACTACCGAAGACGAAAATGCGTATTTAATTGATGTTAAAAAGCAACAAACAGCAGAAAAAGAAGGGAAAGAAAGAAAGCTACCTTTGTTTATTGGAGAGAAAGATGGTAAAACATTTTACATCGCACCAATTAGAGGTAAAGGTCTTTGGGATGCAGTTTGGGCTTATGTTGGTATGGACGAAAATATGGTTATTCAAGGAGCCTATTTTGATCATAAAGGAGAAACAGCAGGTTTAGGTGCAAACATTAAACTACGTTTCTTTATGGATGATTTTATTGGAGAAAATTTAAAGAAAGATGGTAATTTCAAAGGAATTGCAATTTCAAAATCCAACAACGATCCAAAGAATATAGATAAAACAGATAACGAAGTAGATGCAATTGCCGGTGCAACAATTACTGGTGATGGAGTTTCAGCAATGATTAAGTCTGAGTTGAAAAAATATGTACCTTACTTTAAAACATTAAAAACAAATTAA
- a CDS encoding DUF5103 domain-containing protein translates to MIKNCILSFFLLMLSLTQAQNIKTIQLRPLGENQFSAIVPLGSVLELSFDDLDADSKEYQYKIEHMTPDWEPSNLIANQYINGFEQNYISNVSNSFNTLQNYSHYSVQIPNQSTLITKSGNYLLSVLDEYDEILFTRRFVFYENTTTVGVAVYRSRDTKTINEQQTIQFSINYPGIRINNPSQEISVSLIQNNNWNTAINNLQPQFLRPNQLLYKYTRETNFWGGNEYLHFDNKYIRNTSLNIAKTEQKEIFHNYLYIDEPRAENIYTYNPDINGQFVVRTLDGKNPETEADYAMLHFALEALEPYKNKDVYVFGAFNNFELNTENKMTYNKEAKFYEAEIALKQGFYNYSYATINENGIVDLSEIDGSFYQTENEYTVIVYYKPFGEIYHRVIGVGNGFFDQNK, encoded by the coding sequence ATGATAAAGAATTGCATCCTTTCTTTTTTTCTATTGATGTTGAGCTTAACTCAAGCCCAAAATATAAAAACTATTCAACTACGTCCCTTGGGCGAAAATCAGTTTTCTGCAATTGTTCCTTTGGGATCTGTTTTAGAATTATCTTTTGATGATTTAGACGCTGACAGTAAAGAATATCAATACAAAATAGAACATATGACTCCCGATTGGGAGCCTAGTAATTTAATTGCCAATCAATATATAAATGGATTTGAACAAAATTACATTTCTAATGTTTCAAATTCATTTAACACATTGCAAAACTACTCACATTATTCAGTACAAATTCCTAATCAAAGCACCTTAATTACCAAAAGTGGCAATTATTTATTATCTGTTTTAGATGAATATGATGAGATACTCTTTACACGAAGATTTGTCTTTTATGAAAATACGACAACTGTTGGAGTTGCAGTATATAGAAGTAGAGACACTAAAACAATAAACGAACAGCAAACCATACAATTCTCAATAAATTATCCTGGAATACGAATAAATAATCCTTCTCAAGAGATAAGTGTTTCTCTTATACAAAACAACAATTGGAACACTGCTATAAATAATTTACAACCTCAATTTTTAAGACCAAATCAACTTTTGTACAAGTACACAAGAGAGACTAATTTTTGGGGCGGAAACGAATATTTACATTTCGATAATAAATACATTAGAAACACCAGTTTAAATATTGCTAAGACGGAACAAAAAGAGATTTTCCACAACTATTTATATATTGACGAACCTAGGGCGGAAAATATTTACACCTACAATCCAGACATAAACGGACAATTTGTTGTGCGAACTTTAGACGGAAAAAACCCAGAAACTGAAGCAGATTACGCAATGTTACATTTTGCTCTCGAAGCTTTAGAACCTTATAAAAACAAAGATGTTTATGTATTTGGTGCTTTCAATAATTTTGAATTGAATACTGAAAACAAAATGACCTACAATAAAGAAGCTAAGTTTTATGAAGCTGAAATTGCTTTGAAACAAGGTTTTTACAATTACAGTTATGCAACTATAAATGAAAACGGAATTGTAGATTTATCTGAAATTGATGGCTCTTTTTATCAGACAGAAAATGAATATACAGTAATTGTTTACTACAAACCTTTTGGAGAAATTTACCATAGAGTTATTGGCGTAGGTAACGGTTTTTTTGATCAAAATAAGTAA
- a CDS encoding NADH:ubiquinone reductase (Na(+)-transporting) subunit B: MGLKQNLHNLKEKYKGTKMAPAFNAIHTFLYLPNEITHNGTHIKAADDLKRTMNIVIMALVPCLIFGMFNAGYQHNAAINGFTEGMSFFSGNFWNLDNLLIGAAKILPLVIVSYGVGLIVEFIFAVIKGHEVEEGYLVTGMLVPLIVPIDLPLWMLAVAVIFGVVIGKEVFGGTGMNILNPALTIRAFLFFAYPTWMSGDKVWVADARELTGTADAISGETMLGSLAQNAQSSFSNWDMFFGFIPGSVGETSTLLILLGALFLIFTKIGSWRIMLSAVIGALVMGFVFNQVVEMGWIGETSKFYGLMSLDFWKHLLIGGFAFGAVYMATDPVTASQTNKGKWIYGFLIGFISIMIRVFNPAYPEGVMLAILLMNVFAPTIDHYVVQGNVKKRLKRAKVKTA; the protein is encoded by the coding sequence ATGGGCTTAAAACAAAATTTACATAATTTAAAAGAGAAGTATAAAGGAACCAAAATGGCACCTGCATTTAATGCAATCCATACCTTTTTATACTTACCAAATGAGATCACTCATAACGGAACTCATATAAAAGCAGCTGACGATTTAAAGCGTACAATGAACATAGTAATTATGGCATTGGTACCTTGTTTAATCTTTGGTATGTTTAACGCAGGTTACCAACACAACGCAGCAATTAATGGTTTTACTGAAGGAATGTCTTTCTTTAGTGGAAACTTTTGGAACTTAGATAATTTACTTATCGGAGCAGCTAAAATTTTACCATTAGTAATTGTATCGTATGGAGTTGGTTTAATAGTAGAATTTATCTTCGCGGTAATTAAAGGACACGAAGTAGAAGAAGGATATTTAGTAACAGGAATGTTAGTTCCATTAATTGTACCAATAGATTTACCACTTTGGATGTTGGCAGTAGCCGTAATCTTTGGTGTTGTAATTGGTAAAGAAGTTTTTGGAGGAACAGGAATGAATATTTTAAATCCAGCTTTAACTATTAGAGCATTCTTATTCTTTGCATATCCAACTTGGATGTCTGGAGATAAAGTTTGGGTAGCAGACGCAAGAGAATTAACAGGAACGGCAGATGCAATTTCAGGTGAAACTATGTTAGGTAGTTTAGCTCAGAATGCACAATCAAGTTTTTCTAATTGGGATATGTTCTTCGGATTTATTCCAGGTTCGGTTGGTGAAACATCCACCTTACTAATATTACTTGGAGCGTTATTTTTAATTTTCACTAAAATTGGAAGTTGGAGAATAATGTTATCAGCAGTAATCGGAGCTTTAGTAATGGGCTTTGTATTCAACCAAGTTGTAGAAATGGGTTGGATTGGTGAAACAAGTAAGTTCTACGGATTAATGAGTTTAGATTTCTGGAAACATTTATTAATTGGAGGTTTTGCATTTGGAGCAGTGTATATGGCAACAGATCCTGTAACAGCATCGCAAACCAATAAAGGAAAATGGATTTACGGTTTCTTAATCGGTTTTATATCTATTATGATTCGTGTTTTCAATCCAGCATATCCAGAAGGAGTAATGCTTGCAATTCTATTAATGAATGTATTTGCACCAACCATTGATCATTATGTGGTTCAAGGAAATGTAAAAAAGAGATTAAAACGTGCTAAAGTTAAAACTGCCTAG
- a CDS encoding NRDE family protein, with protein MCTVTYLPLGNNNFILTSNRDESPIRTTIPPKKYDENGVELTFPKDELAGGTWIGLSEKNRLVCLLNGGFTKHERNKYYRLSRGVIVKEILISNDAVAFITDYDFVDIEPFTIVLVDWNTSLQTFELVWDGTQKHFKQLTQEPHIWSSSTLYTEEMKQSRKNWFADWLSEQVDFQQANILEFHQDETKGDVGTSLKMKRPFVETVSVTSVIKENYLVKMTYKDLLV; from the coding sequence ATGTGTACAGTTACCTATCTCCCTTTGGGAAATAACAATTTTATATTGACTTCTAATAGAGATGAAAGTCCGATCCGAACAACCATTCCGCCTAAAAAATATGATGAAAATGGTGTGGAATTAACCTTTCCGAAAGATGAATTAGCTGGGGGAACTTGGATTGGTTTAAGTGAAAAAAATAGATTAGTTTGCTTACTAAATGGCGGATTTACAAAACATGAACGTAATAAATATTACAGGTTAAGTAGAGGTGTAATTGTAAAAGAAATTTTAATTTCTAATGATGCTGTAGCTTTTATAACTGATTATGATTTTGTAGATATTGAACCGTTTACCATTGTTTTGGTAGATTGGAATACAAGTTTACAAACCTTTGAATTGGTTTGGGATGGAACTCAAAAGCATTTCAAGCAACTAACACAAGAACCACATATTTGGTCTTCTTCAACTTTATATACGGAAGAAATGAAGCAATCTCGTAAAAATTGGTTTGCAGATTGGTTGAGTGAACAAGTTGATTTTCAGCAGGCGAATATTTTAGAATTTCATCAAGATGAAACAAAAGGAGATGTTGGAACTTCGCTAAAAATGAAACGACCGTTTGTAGAAACAGTGAGTGTTACTTCAGTAATAAAAGAAAATTATTTAGTAAAAATGACTTATAAAGATTTGTTGGTTTAA
- the apaG gene encoding Co2+/Mg2+ efflux protein ApaG yields the protein MVTKITNGIQISVKTTYDGTIHRNDITYHAFSYYISIVNKSKDTVQLTERFWNIYDSLNDPDFVKGEGVIGQTPTLLPNDEYTYKSNCFLQSTAGSMKGFYKMINQENSDEFLVAIPTFQLTTTPQLN from the coding sequence ATGGTTACAAAAATAACAAATGGCATTCAAATTTCTGTAAAGACTACTTACGACGGTACAATCCATCGTAACGATATAACTTACCATGCTTTTAGTTATTATATTTCTATTGTAAACAAATCTAAAGATACTGTACAATTAACAGAACGCTTCTGGAACATTTACGACTCTTTAAATGACCCTGATTTTGTTAAAGGAGAAGGTGTAATTGGACAAACACCAACATTATTACCAAATGATGAATACACCTATAAATCTAACTGTTTTTTACAATCTACAGCAGGTTCTATGAAAGGGTTTTACAAAATGATTAACCAAGAAAATAGTGATGAATTTTTAGTAGCAATACCAACCTTTCAACTTACAACTACACCACAACTCAACTAA